In a single window of the Metopolophium dirhodum isolate CAU chromosome 2, ASM1992520v1, whole genome shotgun sequence genome:
- the LOC132939821 gene encoding uncharacterized protein LOC132939821 isoform X1 — protein MSVITICKAVEEMNTFKSQPTTKLINASTLSKVTEKTSVTVPSTSSVQSNQILLINNVEGQPVSGILLPSNHFMLKLNQNQLQPESDPDDNTERESTSKYFSMNKSEKKMFRETFFCTLLDFMHEIVKDGRIVSSSDHIWESVASKLGNILKPKSIYNRFILNKHSCRTRLIEAYLKDPKSQTTDPDISLLNDMMKTDNNFMMQVVGKKPGHVDNETFYDALFAFKDKVLKDGEVAPSVDSVWNQISAHLNHAIKPNSIYLRFKRNTHNCQKQLLSHCKLDPSKAKTYDVSNRKFVPSVEKQQNKVKKKCLKFEDSSKFFKALYTHRKKIIQNGSIARYNNSVWNEVAKMIDYALQPSDVHSKFIRNHDLCQTKLIEECKEDENFTPLVVPKLNKPNSVSDETFFSVLCKYRDDILQNGSEIAKFSNPVWTQISRDLNDTLKPATVYFRVTRNSQLCLNRLLKPTGLLTDYAYKDTINKDQFFETICLYKYSIMNGDQVVDLSDPVWNEISLRLNSALSPEVIFDTISKDKDLCKTKMIQALKTERSVFSGENPEVSENMTELTPIVECNISNESIDDFVEVISEFKDSILLANGQIALKDNPVWEQISSRLKDLKADEVYSYIINDYKNCRTRLFNINSVPKNNLFEAIFAYRQSVINNNVIANINNGVWTKISQKLNYALKPREIYMKFIKDVDGCRTKLLKSSKKDFCRSQGIDKDKFLDVIINHKDSILKNGTHAKPSDPIWREIASKLNFLVKPLTLYNNFMLNRHNCQQKLLEACETDKNEVISSPISSKITSQMDHDYTKGDADTSFEDLISMRQKVGYVQENDFIGACLVFKDKLVKNNCIVPSTDNVWNDISKHLNYAIKAKTAYLRFKRNTHNCQGKLFGNFQLNDVSYEGDDDAYSAEEQSIEDEMFFDAISIFKHSIIDNGIFAMESSPVWLDVSNLMNNLLSPDEAFWKFRQNSDSCRTKLIKKCLADWTNEPSSVIKNRIQVIKSKEALWKETFKTEQTARMDKKNYTKTSNLNDDVFYDAIYKYKSDIFHNDLIASCTSPVWTAIAKELNNEMEPSTVYLRFRNNMTKCNLKFAEAAQRHNTYQLKQKHSQMKKQKQLLIEENSNESCDQHMVIDYDDEEIIEIESDIKNYRPVHKTIPMQTELQTFKHVNKCE, from the coding sequence ATGTCGGTCATAACCATATGTAAAGCTGTCGAAGAAATGAATACGTTTAAAAGTCAACCAACTACTAAACTTATCAATGCTTCTACTCTTTCAAAGGTAACTGAGAAAACATCAGTAACTGTACCGTCTACATCATCCGTCCAGTCTAATCAGATATTGCTGATTAACAATGTCGAAGGACAGCCCGTATCTGGTATATTGTTACCTTCTAATCATTTCATGTTAAAATTGAATCAAAACCAGCTCCAACCCGAATCAGATCCAGATGATAATACCGAGCGCGAATCTACTTCAAAGTATTTTTCAATGAATAAGAGTGAAAAGAAAATGTTTagagaaacatttttttgtacactTCTTGATTTTATGCACGAAATTGTGAAAGATGGTCGTATTGTTAGTTCTTCCGATCATATATGGGAAAGTGTTGCTTCAAAATTAGGTAATATACTGAAaccaaaaagtatttacaatcgTTTTATTCTAAATAAACATTCTTGTAGAACTAGATTAATCGAAGCATATCTCAAAGACCCTAAAAGTCAAACTACAGATCCAGATATATCATTACTAAACGATATGATGAAAACAGATAACAACTTCATGATGCAAGTCGTTGGAAAGAAACCGGGTCATGTTgataatgaaacattttatgaTGCTTTGTTCGCGTTCAAAGATAAGGTTCTAAAGGATGGAGAGGTAGCACCAAGTGTTGATTCTGTTTGGAATCAAATCTCAGCTCACTTGAACCATGCTATAAAGCCCAATAGCATTTACTTGAGATTCAAACGTAATACCCACAACTGTCAAAAACAATTGCTTTCTCATTGTAAACTTGACCCTTCCAAAGCTAAAACCTATGACGTTTCTAATCGAAAGTTTGTACCATCCGTGGAAAAGCaacaaaataaagtaaaaaagaaatgtttgaAGTTTGAAGATTCTTCCAAATTTTTCAAAGCATTATACacccatagaaaaaaaatcatacaaaatggGTCAATAGCAAGATACAATAATTCGGTTTGGAATGAAGTGGCAAAGATGATAGATTACGCTCTACAACCATCTGATGTCCATTCTAAATTTATTCGTAATCATGACTTATGCCAGACTAAACTTATTGAGGAATGTAAGGAAGATGAGAATTTCACACCATTAGTCGTTCCAAAATTGAATAAACCCAATAGTGTATCTGATGAAACATTTTTCagtgtattatgtaaataccgtgatgatattttacaaaatggaaGTGAAATAGCTAAATTTTCTAATCCTGTTTGGACTCAAATTTCAAGAGACCTTAATGATACCTTAAAGCCAGCAACTGTATACTTCAGGGTAACAAGAAATTCTCAACTATGTTTAAATAGACTTCTTAAACCTACTGGATTATTGACAGACTACGCTTACAAAGATACAATTAATAAAGACCAGTTTTTCGAAACAATATGCttgtataaatattcaataatgaaTGGTGATCAAGTTGTAGATTTAAGCGATCCCGTTTGGAATGAGATTTCTCTTCGATTAAACTCTGCATTATCTCCCGAAGTTATCTTTGACACAATTTCTAAGGATAAAGATTTGTGTAAGACAAAAATGATTCAAGCTCTTAAAACAGAACGCAGTGTGTTTTCCGGAGAAAATCCTGAAGTGTCTGAAAATATGACTGAACTAACACCAATAGTCGAATGTAATATTTCCAATGAATCTATTGATGATTTTGTTGAAGTTATTAGTGAATTTAAAGATTCTATCTTACTAGCCAATGGACAAATAGCTTTAAAAGATAATCCTGTATGGGAACAAATATCTAGTCGTTTGAAAGATCTGAAGGCAGATGAAGTTTATTCATATAtcattaatgattataaaaattgcCGTACTcgactttttaatattaattctgttcctaaaaacaacttatttgaagcaatatttgcATACCGACAGTCggttataaacaataatgttattgcaaatattaataatggagTCTGGACGAAAATCAGTCAAAAACTAAACTATGCATTGAAACCCAGAgaaatttatatgaaattcaTTAAAGATGTAGATGGCTGCCGTACAAAGCTGTTGAAATCTTCAAAAAAAGACTTTTGTCGTTCTCAAGGTATTGATAAAGACAAGTTTTTAGATGTGATAATTAACCATAAAGACTCCATACTTAAAAATGGAACACATGCTAAACCTAGTGATCCAATTTGGAGAGAAATTGCATCTAAACTTAACTTTTTAGTAAAACCATTAACTCTTTATAATAACTTTATGTTAAATAGACATAACTGCCAGCAGAAACTTCTAGAAGCTTGCGAAACAGATAAAAATGAAGTAATTTCTTCACCAATTTCATCAAAAATTACTTCTCAGATGGACCACGATTACACTAAAGGTGATGCAGACACTAGTTTTGAAGATTTGATATCCATGAGACAAAAAGTTGGCTATGTACAAGAAAATGACTTCATTGGAGCTTGTTTAGTGTTCAAAGATAAATtagtgaaaaataattgtattgtgccTTCTACTGATAATGTTTGGAATGATATATCAAAACACCTTAATTATGCAATCAAAGCTAAAACAGCTTATTTGAGATTTAAGCGAAACACTCATAATTGTCAGGGGAAATTGTTtggaaattttcaattaaatgatGTTTCTTACGAAGGAGATGACGATGCATATTCTGCTGAAGAACAAAGCATCGAGGATGAGATGTTCTTTGATgcaatatcaatttttaaacattctATTATCGATAATGGTATTTTTGCTATGGAATCTAGTCCAGTTTGGTTGGATGTTTCAAATTTAATGAACAATTTACTCTCTCCTGATGAAGCATTTTGGAAGTTTCGTCAAAACAGTGACTCGTGcagaacaaaattaataaaaaagtgtTTAGCGGACTGGACCAATGAACCTTCCTCGGTAATTAAAAATCGAATCCAAGTTATTAAATCAAAAGAAGCATTGTGGAAAGAAACGTTTAAAACTGAACAAACTGCAAggatggataaaaaaaattacacaaaaacTTCAAATTTAAACGACGATGTATTCTATGatgctatttataaatataaaagtgatatatttcataatgACTTGATTGCAAGCTGTACAAGTCCTGTATGGACAGCTATAGCCAAAGAGTTAAACAATGAAATGGAACCATCAACTGTATACTTAAGGTTTAGGAATAACATGACTAAATGCAACCTGAAATTTGCAGAAGCCGCTCAAAGACACAATACCtatcaattaaaacaaaaacatagtcaaatgaaaaaacaaaaacaattacttATTGAAGAGAATTCTAATGAATCATGTGATCAACATATGGTTATAGACTATGATGACGAAGAAATTATAGAAATTGAATCTGATATTAAGAATTACAGGCCTGTTCATAAAACTATACCAATGCAAACAGAGTTGCAAACATTTAAACATGTAAataaatgtgaataa
- the LOC132939821 gene encoding uncharacterized protein LOC132939821 isoform X2 codes for MGKCCFKIRTRLIEAYLKDPKSQTTDPDISLLNDMMKTDNNFMMQVVGKKPGHVDNETFYDALFAFKDKVLKDGEVAPSVDSVWNQISAHLNHAIKPNSIYLRFKRNTHNCQKQLLSHCKLDPSKAKTYDVSNRKFVPSVEKQQNKVKKKCLKFEDSSKFFKALYTHRKKIIQNGSIARYNNSVWNEVAKMIDYALQPSDVHSKFIRNHDLCQTKLIEECKEDENFTPLVVPKLNKPNSVSDETFFSVLCKYRDDILQNGSEIAKFSNPVWTQISRDLNDTLKPATVYFRVTRNSQLCLNRLLKPTGLLTDYAYKDTINKDQFFETICLYKYSIMNGDQVVDLSDPVWNEISLRLNSALSPEVIFDTISKDKDLCKTKMIQALKTERSVFSGENPEVSENMTELTPIVECNISNESIDDFVEVISEFKDSILLANGQIALKDNPVWEQISSRLKDLKADEVYSYIINDYKNCRTRLFNINSVPKNNLFEAIFAYRQSVINNNVIANINNGVWTKISQKLNYALKPREIYMKFIKDVDGCRTKLLKSSKKDFCRSQGIDKDKFLDVIINHKDSILKNGTHAKPSDPIWREIASKLNFLVKPLTLYNNFMLNRHNCQQKLLEACETDKNEVISSPISSKITSQMDHDYTKGDADTSFEDLISMRQKVGYVQENDFIGACLVFKDKLVKNNCIVPSTDNVWNDISKHLNYAIKAKTAYLRFKRNTHNCQGKLFGNFQLNDVSYEGDDDAYSAEEQSIEDEMFFDAISIFKHSIIDNGIFAMESSPVWLDVSNLMNNLLSPDEAFWKFRQNSDSCRTKLIKKCLADWTNEPSSVIKNRIQVIKSKEALWKETFKTEQTARMDKKNYTKTSNLNDDVFYDAIYKYKSDIFHNDLIASCTSPVWTAIAKELNNEMEPSTVYLRFRNNMTKCNLKFAEAAQRHNTYQLKQKHSQMKKQKQLLIEENSNESCDQHMVIDYDDEEIIEIESDIKNYRPVHKTIPMQTELQTFKHVNKCE; via the exons ATGGGAAAGTGTTGCTTCAAAATTAG AACTAGATTAATCGAAGCATATCTCAAAGACCCTAAAAGTCAAACTACAGATCCAGATATATCATTACTAAACGATATGATGAAAACAGATAACAACTTCATGATGCAAGTCGTTGGAAAGAAACCGGGTCATGTTgataatgaaacattttatgaTGCTTTGTTCGCGTTCAAAGATAAGGTTCTAAAGGATGGAGAGGTAGCACCAAGTGTTGATTCTGTTTGGAATCAAATCTCAGCTCACTTGAACCATGCTATAAAGCCCAATAGCATTTACTTGAGATTCAAACGTAATACCCACAACTGTCAAAAACAATTGCTTTCTCATTGTAAACTTGACCCTTCCAAAGCTAAAACCTATGACGTTTCTAATCGAAAGTTTGTACCATCCGTGGAAAAGCaacaaaataaagtaaaaaagaaatgtttgaAGTTTGAAGATTCTTCCAAATTTTTCAAAGCATTATACacccatagaaaaaaaatcatacaaaatggGTCAATAGCAAGATACAATAATTCGGTTTGGAATGAAGTGGCAAAGATGATAGATTACGCTCTACAACCATCTGATGTCCATTCTAAATTTATTCGTAATCATGACTTATGCCAGACTAAACTTATTGAGGAATGTAAGGAAGATGAGAATTTCACACCATTAGTCGTTCCAAAATTGAATAAACCCAATAGTGTATCTGATGAAACATTTTTCagtgtattatgtaaataccgtgatgatattttacaaaatggaaGTGAAATAGCTAAATTTTCTAATCCTGTTTGGACTCAAATTTCAAGAGACCTTAATGATACCTTAAAGCCAGCAACTGTATACTTCAGGGTAACAAGAAATTCTCAACTATGTTTAAATAGACTTCTTAAACCTACTGGATTATTGACAGACTACGCTTACAAAGATACAATTAATAAAGACCAGTTTTTCGAAACAATATGCttgtataaatattcaataatgaaTGGTGATCAAGTTGTAGATTTAAGCGATCCCGTTTGGAATGAGATTTCTCTTCGATTAAACTCTGCATTATCTCCCGAAGTTATCTTTGACACAATTTCTAAGGATAAAGATTTGTGTAAGACAAAAATGATTCAAGCTCTTAAAACAGAACGCAGTGTGTTTTCCGGAGAAAATCCTGAAGTGTCTGAAAATATGACTGAACTAACACCAATAGTCGAATGTAATATTTCCAATGAATCTATTGATGATTTTGTTGAAGTTATTAGTGAATTTAAAGATTCTATCTTACTAGCCAATGGACAAATAGCTTTAAAAGATAATCCTGTATGGGAACAAATATCTAGTCGTTTGAAAGATCTGAAGGCAGATGAAGTTTATTCATATAtcattaatgattataaaaattgcCGTACTcgactttttaatattaattctgttcctaaaaacaacttatttgaagcaatatttgcATACCGACAGTCggttataaacaataatgttattgcaaatattaataatggagTCTGGACGAAAATCAGTCAAAAACTAAACTATGCATTGAAACCCAGAgaaatttatatgaaattcaTTAAAGATGTAGATGGCTGCCGTACAAAGCTGTTGAAATCTTCAAAAAAAGACTTTTGTCGTTCTCAAGGTATTGATAAAGACAAGTTTTTAGATGTGATAATTAACCATAAAGACTCCATACTTAAAAATGGAACACATGCTAAACCTAGTGATCCAATTTGGAGAGAAATTGCATCTAAACTTAACTTTTTAGTAAAACCATTAACTCTTTATAATAACTTTATGTTAAATAGACATAACTGCCAGCAGAAACTTCTAGAAGCTTGCGAAACAGATAAAAATGAAGTAATTTCTTCACCAATTTCATCAAAAATTACTTCTCAGATGGACCACGATTACACTAAAGGTGATGCAGACACTAGTTTTGAAGATTTGATATCCATGAGACAAAAAGTTGGCTATGTACAAGAAAATGACTTCATTGGAGCTTGTTTAGTGTTCAAAGATAAATtagtgaaaaataattgtattgtgccTTCTACTGATAATGTTTGGAATGATATATCAAAACACCTTAATTATGCAATCAAAGCTAAAACAGCTTATTTGAGATTTAAGCGAAACACTCATAATTGTCAGGGGAAATTGTTtggaaattttcaattaaatgatGTTTCTTACGAAGGAGATGACGATGCATATTCTGCTGAAGAACAAAGCATCGAGGATGAGATGTTCTTTGATgcaatatcaatttttaaacattctATTATCGATAATGGTATTTTTGCTATGGAATCTAGTCCAGTTTGGTTGGATGTTTCAAATTTAATGAACAATTTACTCTCTCCTGATGAAGCATTTTGGAAGTTTCGTCAAAACAGTGACTCGTGcagaacaaaattaataaaaaagtgtTTAGCGGACTGGACCAATGAACCTTCCTCGGTAATTAAAAATCGAATCCAAGTTATTAAATCAAAAGAAGCATTGTGGAAAGAAACGTTTAAAACTGAACAAACTGCAAggatggataaaaaaaattacacaaaaacTTCAAATTTAAACGACGATGTATTCTATGatgctatttataaatataaaagtgatatatttcataatgACTTGATTGCAAGCTGTACAAGTCCTGTATGGACAGCTATAGCCAAAGAGTTAAACAATGAAATGGAACCATCAACTGTATACTTAAGGTTTAGGAATAACATGACTAAATGCAACCTGAAATTTGCAGAAGCCGCTCAAAGACACAATACCtatcaattaaaacaaaaacatagtcaaatgaaaaaacaaaaacaattacttATTGAAGAGAATTCTAATGAATCATGTGATCAACATATGGTTATAGACTATGATGACGAAGAAATTATAGAAATTGAATCTGATATTAAGAATTACAGGCCTGTTCATAAAACTATACCAATGCAAACAGAGTTGCAAACATTTAAACATGTAAataaatgtgaataa